In a genomic window of Gigantopelta aegis isolate Gae_Host chromosome 9, Gae_host_genome, whole genome shotgun sequence:
- the LOC121380959 gene encoding MAM and LDL-receptor class A domain-containing protein 1-like isoform X1, with translation MKLSFLCLLFLLEVSGQQFKPGCTRPTLVNGRIKIRARGKMIHFRCRKRYTRYGAKYAFCMQGTTWSHPPPLCIARGCPPITNLPNTQIIESFSGALYKFQCAVGLKRSGPEVITCDGKRWSDDPPTCSASLSFKCDFEDSNLCGWSQGSKDDFDWIRTSGVTPTMNTGPQFDHTFMNASLGHYMFIESSSPRNSGDKAKLISPAYPAKLSEMCVEIWYHMLGPDGEDAVGSLEVYVKPVSMDTLDDISPDFYVAGNQGNQWHRGVFKIESQNEDFQLVVVGTRKDAFVSDIAIDDIRLYNCSEDTTTTAATTYTTATTHMPSTSEITKSLVTTNTSLGSTSSQTSTPTKRSTTTTSFSNIKTTVVSTVPSTPTTSKSTTLKTTSTTTSATSKTTPLTTVITSTTATTKKRSATGSATSTTYSLSGKTKTTTVTILNKSTLYTTTNHVTTKTTDTANVTTMLSVSTSEPTEQFQDSTPDANTTRAISTTAPTSTSTSPKSSIINNTMTTSFNTNTTASYSTAKRPTAKTTSGSNALPSKEPKQETNTTTFRNDIVPTVLSSVGKPKNLIHRFIPLIIGISCGIAVGMVVIGILAYLWTRHQRRKKTKELEDELMIITTADGGYYNQS, from the exons ATGAAGTTATCATTTCTCTGCCTTTTATTTCTTCTCGAAGTCTCAGGACAGCAGT TTAAACCTGGTTGTACTCGGCCTACGCTGGTGAACGGGAGGATCAAAATCCGTGCTAGGGGGAAAATGATTCACTTTCGCTGCCGGAAACGCTACACTCGATATGGAGCCAAGTACGCCTTCTGTATGCAGGGAACCACGTGGAGTCACCCCCCACCACTGTGCATCG caCGAGGATGCCCTCCCATTACTAATTTACCGAACACACAAATCATCGAGTCATTCAGCGGCGCATTGTATAAATTCCAGTGCGcagttggactgaaaagatctgGACCGGAAGTGATAACATGCGACGGAAAGAGATGGAGTGACGACCCTCCAACGTGCTCAG CCAGCTTGAGTTTCAAGTGTGATTTTGAAGATTCCAACCTTTGTGGGTGGAGTCAAGGAAGCAAGGATGATTTTGACTGGATACGAACATCAGGAGTGACGCCTACGATGAATACGGGCCCACAGTTCGATCACACGTTTATGAACGCATCACTTG GCCACTACATGTTCATAGAGAGTTCGTCACCACGAAACAGCGGCGACAAGGCGAAGCTTATCTCCCCTGCGTATCCCGCCAAGCTGAGTGAGATGTGTGTGGAGATTTGGTACCACATGCTCGGACCAGACGGAGAGGACG CTGTTGGCAGTCTGGAGGTGTATGTCAAACCTGTTAGCATGGACACCTTAGATGACATATCACCGGACTTCTACGTCGCTGGTAACCAAGGCAACCAGTGGCATCGTGGAGTGTTCAAGATTGAGTCGCAAAACGAAGACTTTCAA CTCGTCGTCGTCGGTACACGGAAAGACGCCTTCGTCAGCGACATCGCCATCGACGACATCCGCCTCTACAACTGTTCTGAAG ATACAACGACTACGGCAGCAACAACATACACAACGGCTACAACGCACATGCCATCGACAAGCGAAATAACTAAGTCATTAGTGACAACTAACACTTCTCTCGGATCTACGTCATCACAGACGTCCACCCCAACAAAACGAAGTACAACTACGACTTCTTTCTCAAATATAAAAACTACAGTAGTGTCAACAGTGCCATCAACACCAACAACGTCGAAGTCAACGACACTGAAAACAACATCAACTACGACATCAGCAACTTCAAAGACGACACCATTAACAACCGTAATTACTTCCACAACGGCAACTACAAAAAAGCGCAGTGCAACAGGTTCAGCAACGTCTACAACTTATTCCCTTTCAGGAAAGACGAAAACTACAACGGTCACCATTTTGAATAAATCAACACTCTATACAACAACAAATCATGTGACAACCAAAACCACTGACACTGCTAATGTCACAACGATGTTATCCGTCAGCACTTCTGAGCCCACAGAACAGTTCCAAGACAGTACACCCGATGCCAATACAACGCGTGCAATCTCCACGACAGCACCTACATCCACATCAACATCACCGAAATCgtctataataaataatacaatgacAACCAgttttaatacaaatacaacCGCGTCATACTCGACTGCCAAACGGCCAACTGCCAAGACAACAAGCGGCTCCAATGCCTTGCCTAGCAAAGAaccaaaacaagaaacaaatacaACGACATTTAGAAACGATATCGTACCAACAGTTCTTAGCAGTGTGGGTAAGCCTAAAAATCTTATACATAGGTTCATTCCGCTGATAATTGGTATATCGTGCGGTATCGCCGTTGGTATGGTTGTTATAGGGATTTTAGCGTACCTGTGGACGCGACACCAACGAAGGAAAAAGACCAAGGAATTGGAAGACGAACTTATGATAATAACCACGGCGGACGGAGGGTACTACAATCAAAGTTAA
- the LOC121380959 gene encoding MAM and LDL-receptor class A domain-containing protein 1-like isoform X2, with the protein MKLSFLCLLFLLEVSGQQFKPGCTRPTLVNGRIKIRARGKMIHFRCRKRYTRYGAKYAFCMQGTTWSHPPPLCIARGCPPITNLPNTQIIESFSGALYKFQCAVGLKRSGPEVITCDGKRWSDDPPTCSASLSFKCDFEDSNLCGWSQGSKDDFDWIRTSGVTPTMNTGPQFDHTFMNASLGHYMFIESSSPRNSGDKAKLISPAYPAKLSEMCVEIWYHMLGPDGEDAVGSLEVYVKPVSMDTLDDISPDFYVAGNQGNQWHRGVFKIESQNEDFQLVVVGTRKDAFVSDIAIDDIRLYNCSEDAMVNRKIKIRLKPADNIRLQKEQNGLI; encoded by the exons ATGAAGTTATCATTTCTCTGCCTTTTATTTCTTCTCGAAGTCTCAGGACAGCAGT TTAAACCTGGTTGTACTCGGCCTACGCTGGTGAACGGGAGGATCAAAATCCGTGCTAGGGGGAAAATGATTCACTTTCGCTGCCGGAAACGCTACACTCGATATGGAGCCAAGTACGCCTTCTGTATGCAGGGAACCACGTGGAGTCACCCCCCACCACTGTGCATCG caCGAGGATGCCCTCCCATTACTAATTTACCGAACACACAAATCATCGAGTCATTCAGCGGCGCATTGTATAAATTCCAGTGCGcagttggactgaaaagatctgGACCGGAAGTGATAACATGCGACGGAAAGAGATGGAGTGACGACCCTCCAACGTGCTCAG CCAGCTTGAGTTTCAAGTGTGATTTTGAAGATTCCAACCTTTGTGGGTGGAGTCAAGGAAGCAAGGATGATTTTGACTGGATACGAACATCAGGAGTGACGCCTACGATGAATACGGGCCCACAGTTCGATCACACGTTTATGAACGCATCACTTG GCCACTACATGTTCATAGAGAGTTCGTCACCACGAAACAGCGGCGACAAGGCGAAGCTTATCTCCCCTGCGTATCCCGCCAAGCTGAGTGAGATGTGTGTGGAGATTTGGTACCACATGCTCGGACCAGACGGAGAGGACG CTGTTGGCAGTCTGGAGGTGTATGTCAAACCTGTTAGCATGGACACCTTAGATGACATATCACCGGACTTCTACGTCGCTGGTAACCAAGGCAACCAGTGGCATCGTGGAGTGTTCAAGATTGAGTCGCAAAACGAAGACTTTCAA CTCGTCGTCGTCGGTACACGGAAAGACGCCTTCGTCAGCGACATCGCCATCGACGACATCCGCCTCTACAACTGTTCTGAAG ATGCAATGGTTAATAGAAAAATTAAGATAAGACTTAAGCCAGCAGATAACATTCGTCTTCAGAAAGAACAAAATGGCCTAATATAG